The following coding sequences are from one Canis lupus baileyi chromosome 23, mCanLup2.hap1, whole genome shotgun sequence window:
- the LOC140615428 gene encoding olfactory receptor 2D3-like yields the protein MGTENRTYLTEFILLGLSSDWQIQILLFVVFLIIYLLTLFGNLIIIVLIHIDSRLHTPMYFFLKNLSFTDLCFSTTIIPQMLFHLLVIRKTISFAGCSIQMIFFLVAGCTESSLLAVMSYDRYVAVCKPLHYSTLMTQKVCVQLTIGSWATGIFVSLVDTSFTLCLSYHGQNIINHYFCEPPALLKLASEETYRAEMAIFAMGVVILLGPVSLILFSYWNIISTVIQIQSGEGRLKVFSTCGSHLIVVVFFYGSTIFTYMRPNSKKINEGDKVISVFYSVITSMMNPFIYSLRNKDVKKAFRKVFGR from the coding sequence ATGGGCACAGAAAACCGAACTTATCTGACTGAATTTATTTTGCTGGGCCTTTCTTCAGATTGGCAGATCCAGATCCTACTGTTTGTGGTGTTTCTCATCATCTACCTACTAACTCTGTTTGGGAATCTTATCATCATAGTGCTAATTCATATTGACTCTCGACTTCATACACCAATGTACTTCTTCCTTAAAAACCTGTCATTTACTGATCTCTGCTTCTCTACAACGATCATCCCCCAGATGTTATTCCATTTGCTGGTAATAAGAAAGACCATTTCCTTTGCTGGATGTTCaattcagatgatttttttcctagtaGCTGGGTGTACAGAAAGTTCCCTCCTAGCAGTGATGTCCTATGATCGCTATGTGGCTGTCTGCAAGCCCCTTCACtactccaccctcatgacccagAAGGTGTGTGTACAGCTGACCATAGGGTCCTGGGCCACTGGAATATTTGTGTCTCTAGTAGACACATCATTTACTTTATGTCTCTCATACCATGGGCAGAACATaattaatcattatttttgtgAACCTCCTGCACTCTTGAAGTTGGCTTCAGAAGAAACCTACAGAGCTGAGATGGCCATCTTTGCCATGGGTGTAGTAATTCTCCTTGGTCCTGTCTCCCTCATCCTTTTCTCCTATTGGAATATTATCTCTACTGTGATTCAGATACAGTCAGGTGAGGGGAGGCTCAAGGTCTTTTCTACCTGTGGTTCTCATCTCATCGTTGTTGTCTTCTTCTATGGCTCAACAATATTTACCTACATGCGTCCAAattccaagaaaataaatgaaggggaTAAGGTGATCTCTGTGTTCTATTCAGTCATAACATCCATGATGAACCCATTCATTTATAGCCTGAGAAACAAGGATGTGAAGAAGGCATTTAGGAAAGTATTTGGAAGATAG